In Hamadaea flava, a genomic segment contains:
- a CDS encoding fumarylacetoacetate hydrolase family protein, which translates to MRIARFVHSGGMSFGVVEGEAAGAGTEGLTVAAINGHPFGEIELTGDRWALADVRLLSPILPSKVVCVGRNYAEHAAELGNAVPKEPLLFLKPTTSVIGPNDPIRLPPQSHQVEHEAELAVVIGATGARRVDRADALKTVFGYTCANDVTARDLQKADVQFTRAKGFDSFCPLGPWITTGIDASDLEVRCEVGRAGEEPDVRQLGRTSQFVFDVATLISYVSHVMTLLPGDVVLTGTPAGVGVLTEGDVVSVSIEGVGTLSNPVLNL; encoded by the coding sequence GTGCGGATCGCACGCTTTGTTCATTCCGGTGGGATGTCCTTCGGCGTCGTCGAAGGCGAGGCGGCCGGAGCTGGGACCGAAGGCCTGACGGTCGCGGCGATCAACGGGCACCCGTTCGGCGAGATCGAGCTGACCGGCGACCGGTGGGCGCTGGCCGACGTCCGGTTGCTCTCGCCGATTCTGCCGAGCAAGGTCGTCTGCGTCGGGCGTAACTACGCCGAGCACGCCGCCGAACTCGGCAACGCCGTGCCGAAGGAGCCGCTGCTGTTCCTCAAGCCGACGACCTCGGTCATCGGCCCGAACGACCCGATCCGGCTGCCCCCGCAGTCGCATCAGGTCGAGCACGAGGCCGAGCTGGCCGTCGTGATCGGCGCCACCGGGGCCCGCCGGGTCGACCGGGCCGACGCGCTCAAGACCGTGTTCGGCTACACCTGCGCCAACGACGTGACCGCCCGCGACCTGCAGAAGGCGGACGTCCAGTTCACCCGGGCCAAGGGCTTCGACTCGTTCTGCCCGCTCGGCCCGTGGATCACCACCGGGATCGACGCCTCGGACCTGGAGGTGCGCTGCGAGGTGGGGCGCGCCGGCGAGGAGCCGGACGTACGCCAGCTCGGGCGTACCAGCCAGTTCGTCTTCGACGTGGCGACCCTCATCTCGTATGTGTCGCATGTGATGACGCTGCTGCCCGGGGATGTGGTCCTCACCGGTACGCCGGCCGGCGTCGGCGTGCTGACCGAAGGTGATGTCGTCTCGGTGAGCATCGAGGGTGTCGGCACGCTCTCGAATCCAGTGCTGAACCTCTGA
- a CDS encoding 3-methyladenine DNA glycosylase, whose product MSEKVQHAVLPARQWHERQAAHEARVDHWLGRHLARRRDGVKHPVEDFLFTYYSHRPAQLRRWHPGFGVVLADGPAQPPYVSAPGGTTVDPDLPHRRLDSIRWIRDLLVATASRPPQLGCFGLHEWAMVYRQTQDQVRHNSWPLRLSPAATAQVVEERGVRCTHFDAYRFFTEPARPLNILTPTRDRQAELEQPGCLHATMDLYKWAYKLSPLVPSELVADCFELSRAVRELDMRASPYDLADLGYAPVRIETPEGRAAYALSQKDFAERAAPLRARLIEACDDLLIVSGSATGTPSR is encoded by the coding sequence GTGAGCGAGAAGGTCCAGCACGCCGTCCTACCGGCCCGGCAATGGCACGAACGCCAGGCCGCGCACGAGGCCCGGGTGGACCACTGGCTGGGCCGTCACCTCGCCCGCCGTCGCGACGGCGTCAAGCATCCCGTCGAGGACTTCCTGTTCACGTACTACTCGCATCGCCCGGCTCAACTCCGCCGGTGGCACCCCGGTTTCGGCGTGGTCCTGGCCGACGGTCCGGCCCAGCCGCCGTACGTTTCGGCGCCGGGTGGCACGACCGTCGACCCGGACCTGCCGCACCGCCGCTTGGACTCGATCCGCTGGATCCGCGATCTCCTCGTGGCGACCGCGTCCCGGCCGCCCCAGCTCGGCTGTTTCGGCCTGCACGAGTGGGCCATGGTCTACCGCCAGACCCAGGACCAGGTCCGCCACAACTCCTGGCCACTGCGCCTCTCCCCGGCCGCGACCGCCCAGGTCGTCGAAGAGCGAGGGGTACGCTGCACGCACTTCGACGCGTACCGGTTCTTCACCGAACCGGCCCGTCCGCTGAACATCCTGACGCCCACCCGCGACCGGCAGGCGGAGTTGGAGCAGCCGGGCTGCCTGCACGCCACCATGGATCTCTACAAGTGGGCGTACAAGCTGTCCCCGCTCGTGCCGAGCGAACTGGTGGCGGACTGCTTCGAACTGTCCCGGGCCGTCCGCGAACTCGACATGCGGGCCAGCCCCTACGACCTCGCCGACCTCGGCTACGCACCGGTCCGGATCGAGACGCCGGAGGGGCGGGCGGCGTACGCCTTGAGCCAGAAGGACTTCGCCGAGCGCGCCGCTCCGCTGCGCGCCCGGCTCATCGAAGCCTGCGACGACCTCCTGATCGTCAGCGGGTCGGCGACGGGGACGCCGTCGCGGTAG
- a CDS encoding PadR family transcriptional regulator, with the protein MDTTQLLKGVLDLAVLAVLREEDGYGYDILRRLRSAGLDEIGDASVYGTLRRLFAAGYLTTYVVPSEEGPHRKYYSLNPSGRSQLKNGGETWRGFAATMDALLESR; encoded by the coding sequence GTGGATACGACCCAGCTCCTCAAGGGCGTACTCGATCTCGCCGTGCTCGCGGTTCTCCGGGAGGAGGACGGCTACGGTTACGACATCCTGCGCCGCCTGCGGAGCGCCGGGCTGGACGAGATCGGCGACGCCTCGGTCTACGGCACGCTGCGCCGCCTCTTCGCGGCCGGCTACCTGACGACCTATGTGGTGCCCTCCGAAGAAGGACCGCACCGGAAGTACTACTCGCTGAACCCGTCCGGTCGCAGCCAGCTGAAAAACGGCGGCGAGACCTGGCGCGGGTTCGCCGCCACGATGGACGCCCTGCTGGAGAGCCGATGA
- the glnA gene encoding type I glutamate--ammonia ligase, translating into MDRQQEFVLRTLEERDIRFVRLWFTDVLGTLKSVSVAPAELEAAFDEGIGFDGSAIEGFARVYESDMVAMPDPTTFQVFPFEGGSSGESARMFCDILLPDGNASWADPRHVLRRSLSRAAEKGFTFYTHPEIEFFLLEGGPNDGGVPTPVDSGGYFDHTTHAVARDFRRQAVLALERIGISVEFSHHEVAPGQQEIDLRYADALTTADNIMTFRHVMREVALSHGVQATFMPKPFTDQPGSGMHTHLSLFEGERNAFHDPADPYKLSEVGRAFIAGILTHAREFTAVTNQWVNSYKRLFPQQLPDRITEAPAYVCWGHRNRSALVRVPAYGKPNSARVEVRSLDSACNPYLAYAVLLGAGMKGIEAGYELPPGAEDDVWSLSNSERKAMGYESLPENLSEAIDVMAGSELVAEILGEHVFDFFLRNKRAEWEEYRREVTPYERRRYLGAL; encoded by the coding sequence GTGGACCGTCAGCAGGAGTTCGTGCTCCGGACGTTGGAAGAGCGCGACATCCGATTTGTCCGGTTGTGGTTCACCGACGTGCTAGGCACCCTGAAGTCGGTCAGCGTCGCGCCGGCCGAGCTGGAGGCCGCCTTCGACGAGGGCATCGGCTTCGACGGCTCGGCGATCGAGGGCTTCGCCCGGGTCTACGAGTCCGACATGGTCGCCATGCCCGACCCGACGACCTTCCAGGTCTTCCCGTTCGAGGGCGGCTCGTCTGGCGAGAGCGCCCGGATGTTCTGCGACATCCTGCTGCCCGACGGCAACGCGAGCTGGGCGGACCCGCGGCACGTGCTGCGCCGGTCGCTGTCGCGGGCGGCCGAGAAGGGCTTCACCTTCTACACCCACCCCGAGATCGAGTTCTTCCTGCTGGAGGGCGGCCCGAACGACGGCGGCGTGCCCACGCCGGTCGACTCGGGCGGCTACTTCGACCACACCACGCACGCCGTCGCGCGCGACTTCCGCCGTCAGGCGGTGCTGGCCCTGGAACGGATCGGCATCTCGGTGGAGTTCAGCCACCACGAGGTCGCGCCCGGCCAGCAGGAGATCGACCTCCGGTACGCCGACGCGCTGACCACGGCGGACAACATCATGACGTTCCGGCACGTGATGCGGGAGGTGGCGCTGTCGCACGGGGTGCAGGCGACCTTCATGCCGAAGCCGTTCACCGACCAGCCCGGCAGCGGCATGCATACGCACCTGTCGCTGTTCGAGGGGGAGCGCAACGCCTTCCACGACCCGGCCGACCCGTACAAGCTCTCCGAGGTGGGCCGGGCGTTCATCGCCGGCATCCTCACCCACGCCCGGGAGTTCACGGCGGTCACGAACCAGTGGGTCAACTCCTACAAGCGGCTCTTCCCGCAGCAACTGCCCGACCGCATCACGGAGGCTCCGGCGTACGTGTGCTGGGGGCACCGCAACCGGTCGGCGCTCGTGCGGGTGCCGGCGTACGGCAAGCCCAACTCGGCCCGCGTCGAGGTGCGGTCGCTCGACAGCGCCTGCAACCCCTATCTGGCGTACGCCGTGCTCCTGGGCGCGGGGATGAAGGGCATCGAGGCCGGATACGAACTGCCGCCGGGCGCGGAGGACGACGTCTGGTCGCTGTCGAACTCCGAGCGCAAGGCGATGGGCTACGAATCGCTGCCGGAGAACCTCTCCGAGGCGATCGACGTGATGGCCGGGTCCGAACTGGTCGCCGAGATCCTGGGCGAGCACGTGTTCGACTTCTTCCTGCGGAACAAACGAGCCGAGTGGGAGGAGTACCGCCGCGAGGTCACGCCGTACGAGCGGCGTCGCTACCTCGGCGCACTCTGA
- a CDS encoding cation:proton antiporter, which yields MKRAALLLATAAAGLAVAWLTGTQPTEIIAYAAYPYVTATLLAVGLYGSAYGIDLTEARRDRRLILLAVTVGVLVKATLIGVVLALTWRDPLFLLLGIVVAQIDPLSVAAALGDGRMSGRARSLLAAWASFDDPLTVVLAVSAASVVGELRGHPGDSLLAGLTAYAVELGGNLALAAGAFIAYQWGPKRNWWRVGLLILAAAVAVWQLWLLAIALVGLFLRPRRLAAALPALVNAALAGAVLLLGALLIGGVDPLRGLTLGLAAFAAQWVVAAWLTRGMPAVDQAHLRLAQQNGITAIVLALKLEPTFRGVVAVVAPAIVVTNVTHLIANQRRAVKAQ from the coding sequence GTGAAACGGGCGGCGCTGCTCCTGGCCACTGCGGCGGCCGGGCTGGCGGTCGCCTGGCTCACCGGAACGCAGCCGACCGAGATCATCGCGTACGCCGCCTATCCGTACGTCACGGCGACGCTGCTGGCGGTCGGCCTCTACGGCAGCGCGTACGGGATCGACCTGACCGAGGCACGCCGGGATCGGCGGCTCATCCTGCTCGCCGTCACGGTGGGCGTACTGGTGAAGGCGACGCTGATCGGGGTCGTGCTCGCCCTCACCTGGCGAGACCCGCTCTTCCTGCTGCTCGGCATCGTCGTGGCGCAGATCGACCCCTTGTCGGTCGCGGCGGCCCTCGGCGACGGGCGGATGTCCGGCCGCGCCCGGTCGCTGCTGGCCGCGTGGGCGTCGTTCGACGATCCGCTGACCGTCGTGCTCGCCGTCTCCGCCGCGAGCGTGGTCGGCGAGCTGCGCGGGCACCCCGGCGACAGCCTGCTCGCCGGGCTCACGGCGTACGCCGTCGAACTCGGGGGCAACCTCGCCCTCGCCGCCGGCGCCTTCATCGCGTACCAGTGGGGGCCGAAGCGGAACTGGTGGCGCGTGGGCCTGCTGATCCTCGCGGCGGCCGTGGCGGTGTGGCAGTTGTGGCTCCTGGCGATCGCATTGGTCGGGTTGTTCCTGCGGCCGCGCCGGCTGGCCGCGGCCCTGCCCGCGCTGGTGAACGCCGCGCTCGCGGGCGCGGTGCTGCTGCTCGGGGCGTTGCTGATCGGCGGGGTGGACCCGCTGCGCGGGCTGACCTTGGGACTGGCCGCGTTCGCCGCGCAGTGGGTGGTGGCGGCCTGGCTGACCCGGGGGATGCCCGCGGTCGACCAGGCGCATCTCCGGCTGGCCCAGCAGAACGGGATCACCGCGATCGTGCTGGCCCTGAAGCTGGAACCGACGTTCCGAGGCGTGGTCGCGGTCGTCGCGCCGGCCATCGTGGTGACGAACGTGACGCACCTCATCGCCAACCAACGGCGGGCGGTAAAGGCACAATGA
- a CDS encoding NAD+ synthase — MPTLRIALAQVNSTVGDLTGNAATVRAFAARAHEAGAHLVAFPEMMLTGYPIEDLTFRESFVQASKAALAKLAEELAADGLGELAVVVGYLDADGPARLGADSTVRRGPRDSLALLHRGSVAATYDKHHLPNYGVFDEDRYFVPGDTLTVVRAVWADGTAADIALSVCEDIWQPGGPFTAAGAAHAALVVNINASPYERNKDDVRLPLVARRAVEAGAAVAYVNLIGGQDELTFDGDSIIVGPAGELVTRSGQFTEELLVHDLDLPAADPAWTPPGAAAGLSLRLQTLATSWTEPAGDRAVGGVAERLPDEAEVWSALVLGLRDYVEKNRFKSVVVAVSGGIDSAVVAAIAVDALGPKRVVGVSMPSSYSSEHSKSDAADLAERTGLDYRVQPIAPMVDAFLGSLTLTGLAEENLQARVRGVVLMALSNQEGHLVLTTGNKSELAVGYSTLYGDSVGGFNPLKDVPKTLVWQLARWRNTVELGGIAAPIPENSISKPPSAELRPGQLDSDSLPDYELLDAILAGYVDGDLGRDQLIAAGHDVALVDRVIRMTDGAEYKRRQSAPGTKISFKAFGRDRRLPITNRWREGS; from the coding sequence ATGCCGACACTGCGCATCGCTCTGGCCCAGGTCAATTCCACCGTCGGCGACCTGACCGGCAACGCCGCCACCGTGCGCGCCTTCGCGGCGCGGGCCCACGAGGCCGGCGCCCACCTGGTCGCCTTTCCCGAGATGATGCTGACCGGCTACCCCATCGAGGACCTGACCTTCCGCGAGTCGTTCGTGCAGGCCTCGAAGGCGGCGCTGGCCAAGCTGGCCGAGGAACTGGCCGCCGACGGGCTCGGCGAGCTGGCCGTGGTGGTCGGCTATCTGGACGCCGACGGGCCGGCCCGGCTGGGCGCCGACTCGACCGTCCGGCGCGGCCCCCGCGACTCGCTCGCGCTCCTGCACCGGGGTTCCGTCGCGGCCACCTATGACAAGCACCACCTGCCCAACTACGGCGTCTTCGACGAAGACCGCTACTTCGTCCCCGGCGACACCCTCACGGTCGTGCGGGCGGTCTGGGCCGACGGAACAGCGGCCGACATCGCGCTCAGCGTCTGCGAGGACATCTGGCAGCCGGGCGGCCCGTTCACCGCCGCCGGCGCGGCCCACGCGGCCCTGGTCGTCAACATCAACGCCTCGCCCTATGAGCGCAACAAGGACGACGTACGCCTCCCGCTGGTGGCGCGGCGAGCCGTCGAGGCGGGCGCGGCGGTGGCCTACGTGAACCTGATCGGCGGGCAGGACGAGCTGACCTTCGACGGCGACTCGATCATCGTCGGCCCGGCCGGTGAGCTGGTCACCCGCTCGGGCCAGTTCACCGAGGAACTCCTCGTGCACGACCTGGACCTGCCCGCGGCCGACCCGGCGTGGACTCCGCCCGGCGCGGCAGCCGGGCTGTCGCTGCGGCTTCAGACGCTGGCGACCTCGTGGACGGAACCGGCCGGCGACCGAGCCGTGGGCGGCGTCGCCGAGCGGCTGCCGGACGAGGCCGAAGTCTGGAGCGCGCTCGTCCTCGGCCTGCGGGACTACGTCGAGAAGAACCGCTTCAAGTCGGTCGTCGTGGCGGTGTCCGGCGGCATCGACTCCGCGGTCGTCGCGGCCATCGCCGTCGACGCGCTCGGGCCGAAGCGGGTCGTCGGGGTCAGCATGCCGAGCTCGTACTCGTCGGAGCACTCGAAGAGCGACGCGGCGGACCTGGCCGAGCGCACCGGACTGGACTACCGCGTGCAGCCCATCGCGCCCATGGTGGACGCCTTCCTCGGCAGCCTGACCCTGACCGGGCTGGCGGAGGAGAACCTGCAGGCCCGCGTACGCGGAGTGGTGCTGATGGCGCTGTCCAATCAGGAGGGCCACCTCGTGCTGACCACCGGCAACAAGAGCGAGCTGGCGGTCGGCTACTCGACGCTCTACGGCGACTCCGTCGGCGGGTTCAATCCGCTCAAGGACGTGCCGAAGACGCTGGTCTGGCAGCTCGCCCGGTGGCGCAACACGGTCGAGCTGGGTGGGATCGCCGCTCCGATCCCCGAGAACTCGATCAGCAAGCCGCCGAGCGCGGAGTTGCGGCCGGGTCAGCTCGACTCGGACAGCCTGCCGGACTACGAATTGCTGGACGCCATCCTGGCCGGGTACGTCGACGGCGACCTGGGCCGGGACCAGCTGATCGCGGCCGGGCACGACGTGGCGTTGGTCGACCGGGTCATCCGGATGACGGACGGGGCCGAATACAAGCGCCGCCAGTCCGCTCCGGGAACGAAAATCAGCTTCAAGGCCTTCGGACGTGACCGTCGCCTGCCGATTACCAATCGGTGGCGCGAAGGGTCCTGA
- a CDS encoding alpha,alpha-trehalose-phosphate synthase (UDP-forming) — translation MTGRSSFVVVANRLPVDEVPDEERAGGRRWRRSPGGLVTALHPVLVQRDGTWIGWAGSAGPAPAPFMVDGIRLHPVPLDADEIARYYEGMSNSTIWPLYHDAVEPPIFRRRWAASYREVNARFAEAAAQVAAPNATVWVQDYQLQLVPAMLRQQRPDLRIGFFLHIPFPPIELFMQLPQRAEIMRGLLGADLVGFQQRLAAQNFVRLAHHVLGCPVSGSVIEYEDRRVKAAAFPISIDVGEIDRLADNPLIRTRAEQIRTELGEPKTMILGVDRLDYTKGIEHRLKAFRELLAEGRLTVPETVMVQVATPSRERVEHYQALRVKVEREVGRINGDYGRVGVPAVHYLHQSYSRSELAALYRAADVMMVTPLRDGMNLVAKEYVAARADAGGALVLSEFAGAASELRQAFLCNPHDLDAVKDSLLRAVHVDPDEARKRMSIMQRHLRRNDVAHWARSFLTELGSL, via the coding sequence ATGACGGGACGTAGCTCGTTCGTGGTGGTCGCCAACCGACTTCCGGTCGACGAAGTGCCCGACGAGGAACGGGCCGGCGGGCGGCGCTGGCGCCGTAGCCCCGGCGGGCTCGTGACGGCGTTGCACCCGGTCCTCGTCCAACGGGACGGCACGTGGATCGGCTGGGCCGGCTCGGCCGGGCCGGCGCCCGCGCCGTTCATGGTCGACGGCATCCGCCTGCATCCAGTGCCGCTCGACGCCGACGAGATCGCCCGCTACTACGAGGGCATGTCGAACTCGACGATCTGGCCGCTCTACCACGACGCGGTGGAGCCGCCGATCTTCCGGCGTCGCTGGGCCGCCTCCTACCGGGAGGTCAACGCCCGGTTCGCCGAGGCGGCCGCCCAGGTCGCCGCGCCGAACGCGACCGTCTGGGTCCAGGACTATCAGCTCCAACTGGTCCCGGCGATGCTCCGGCAGCAGCGGCCCGACCTGCGGATCGGGTTCTTCCTGCACATCCCGTTCCCGCCGATCGAGTTGTTCATGCAGCTCCCGCAGCGGGCCGAGATCATGCGCGGGCTGCTCGGCGCCGACCTCGTCGGCTTCCAGCAGCGGCTGGCCGCCCAGAACTTCGTCCGGCTGGCCCATCACGTGCTGGGCTGCCCGGTGTCCGGCAGCGTGATCGAGTACGAGGACCGCCGCGTCAAGGCGGCGGCGTTCCCCATCTCGATCGACGTGGGCGAGATCGACCGGCTGGCCGACAACCCGTTGATCCGTACGCGCGCCGAACAGATCCGCACCGAGCTGGGCGAACCGAAGACGATGATCCTCGGCGTGGACCGGCTCGACTACACCAAGGGCATCGAGCACCGGTTGAAGGCGTTCCGGGAGTTGCTCGCCGAGGGACGGCTGACCGTCCCCGAGACGGTGATGGTCCAGGTGGCCACGCCCAGCCGCGAAAGAGTCGAGCATTACCAAGCCCTGCGGGTGAAAGTCGAGCGTGAGGTCGGTCGGATCAACGGCGATTACGGGCGTGTCGGCGTGCCTGCTGTGCATTATCTGCACCAGTCGTACAGTCGCAGTGAACTCGCCGCGCTCTACCGCGCGGCGGACGTCATGATGGTCACTCCACTACGGGACGGCATGAACTTGGTCGCCAAGGAGTACGTCGCCGCCCGCGCGGACGCGGGCGGCGCGCTCGTCTTGAGCGAATTCGCCGGTGCCGCCTCGGAGCTTCGCCAGGCTTTCCTGTGCAACCCACATGACCTGGACGCCGTCAAGGACTCGTTGTTGCGAGCCGTACACGTTGACCCGGACGAAGCCCGCAAACGTATGTCCATCATGCAACGCCACCTACGCCGAAACGACGTGGCGCACTGGGCACGATCGTTCCTCACCGAGCTGGGCAGCCTCTAA
- the otsB gene encoding trehalose-phosphatase — protein MNTALSIAAAENVVSADGFAPDLRLAVTRIARVPQLLVACDYDGTLAPIVEDPTAAKPLPEAVAAIRSLAALPQTTVAVVSGRALRDLAALSRLPSEVHLVGSHGSEFDVGFVQRLAPELVALRTRLQAELAAICAQFPGVRLEAKPASIAFHTRGVEPAIATAAADAVRSGPASWPDVHVTHGKEVIELSVISTHKGTAIDALRTQLSASAVLFVGDDVTDENAFKQLHGPDVGIKVGPGETAAPYRVADPFQAARVLGLLLETRRHWLFGERAVPIERHSMLADGNTVALVTPDARVSWLCHPRPDSSAMFADLVGGSPAGHFTVRPERGGTPLGQRYRPGTMTVETRWSGLTVTDWLAGDSLVRRITGNVPAMLEFAPRPGFGQVAVSLQPIGDGGVLVLGSNEPAALCSAGVDWEIDTDRGSARARVDLAALGGELTLDLKFGSHDATPHPIPSIERLESAERPWRDWAGTLKLPAKHRELTLRSALTLRGLCHQPTGGILAAATTSLPEELGGVRNWDYRYCWLRDAAMTARALVDLGSLDEAEAFLRWVDGCVERTGGHPERLHPLYGIDGYPLGPEAVIDTLPGYAGSRPVRVGNAADAQLQLDVFGPIADLLAAVVEKRGKVRDEEWRVLEAMVQAVERRWHEPDHGLWEARIAPRHHVYSKVMCWMTVDRAISVARHHSTADHSAWIALRDKIAENVLTYGWNEEVQAYSVAYGHPEMDASSLWIGLSGLLADDDPRFLSTVLAIEADLRSGPVVYRYRWDDGLPGREGGFHICTAWLIEAYLRTGRRADAEELFELMIDTAGPTGLLPEQYEPDSERGLGNHPQAYSHLGLIRCATLLDS, from the coding sequence ATGAACACAGCACTTTCCATCGCCGCCGCGGAGAACGTGGTCTCCGCGGACGGCTTCGCCCCCGACCTCCGCCTGGCGGTCACCCGGATCGCCCGGGTGCCGCAGCTGCTTGTCGCCTGCGACTACGACGGCACCCTCGCGCCGATCGTGGAAGACCCGACCGCGGCCAAACCCCTCCCCGAGGCGGTAGCGGCCATCCGATCCCTCGCCGCCCTCCCGCAGACCACCGTCGCGGTCGTCTCCGGCCGCGCATTGCGTGACCTCGCCGCCTTGTCGCGGCTGCCCAGTGAGGTCCATCTGGTCGGATCACACGGCTCGGAGTTCGACGTGGGCTTCGTCCAACGTCTCGCTCCCGAGCTGGTCGCATTGCGTACGCGACTCCAGGCGGAACTCGCCGCCATCTGCGCGCAGTTCCCCGGCGTACGCCTGGAGGCCAAGCCGGCGTCCATCGCCTTCCACACCCGCGGTGTCGAACCGGCGATCGCGACGGCTGCCGCCGACGCGGTCCGCAGCGGCCCGGCCTCCTGGCCGGATGTGCATGTGACGCACGGCAAGGAGGTCATCGAGCTGTCGGTGATCTCGACGCACAAGGGCACCGCGATCGACGCTCTGCGTACGCAGTTGTCGGCGAGCGCAGTGCTCTTCGTGGGCGACGACGTCACCGACGAGAACGCCTTCAAGCAGTTGCACGGGCCCGACGTCGGCATCAAGGTCGGCCCCGGTGAGACGGCGGCGCCGTATCGCGTCGCCGACCCGTTCCAGGCGGCTCGCGTACTCGGGTTGCTGCTGGAGACGCGGCGGCATTGGCTGTTCGGCGAACGGGCCGTCCCGATCGAGCGGCATTCGATGCTGGCCGACGGCAACACGGTCGCGCTCGTCACGCCGGACGCCCGGGTCTCCTGGCTCTGCCACCCGCGACCCGACTCCTCCGCGATGTTCGCCGACCTCGTCGGCGGTTCGCCCGCCGGGCACTTCACGGTCCGGCCGGAACGCGGCGGCACGCCGCTCGGGCAGCGCTACCGGCCCGGCACCATGACTGTCGAGACTCGATGGTCGGGGTTGACGGTCACGGATTGGCTGGCCGGGGACTCGCTCGTCCGGCGGATCACCGGAAACGTTCCCGCGATGCTGGAGTTCGCGCCCCGCCCCGGATTCGGCCAAGTGGCGGTGAGCCTGCAGCCCATCGGCGACGGCGGTGTCCTGGTGCTGGGCTCGAACGAGCCGGCCGCGCTCTGCAGCGCCGGCGTGGACTGGGAGATCGACACCGACCGCGGGTCCGCCCGGGCCCGCGTCGACCTCGCCGCCCTCGGCGGGGAGCTGACCCTGGACCTCAAGTTCGGCTCGCACGACGCGACACCGCACCCGATCCCGTCCATCGAACGGCTGGAGTCCGCCGAACGGCCGTGGCGGGACTGGGCGGGCACGCTGAAACTGCCGGCCAAGCACCGCGAACTGACCCTCCGCAGCGCATTGACCCTGCGCGGGCTGTGCCACCAGCCCACCGGCGGCATCCTCGCGGCGGCCACCACGTCGCTCCCCGAGGAGTTGGGCGGCGTACGCAACTGGGACTACCGCTACTGCTGGCTCCGTGACGCGGCGATGACGGCTCGCGCATTGGTGGACCTGGGTTCGCTGGACGAAGCCGAGGCCTTCCTGCGCTGGGTCGACGGCTGCGTCGAGCGTACGGGCGGGCACCCGGAACGGCTGCACCCGCTCTACGGGATCGACGGCTACCCGCTCGGCCCTGAGGCGGTCATCGACACCCTCCCCGGGTACGCCGGCTCCCGGCCGGTCCGGGTGGGCAACGCCGCCGACGCCCAGCTCCAGCTCGACGTCTTCGGCCCGATCGCCGACCTCCTCGCGGCGGTCGTCGAAAAGCGCGGCAAGGTACGCGACGAGGAATGGCGGGTCCTCGAGGCGATGGTGCAGGCGGTCGAACGCCGTTGGCACGAACCCGACCACGGCCTCTGGGAAGCCCGCATCGCGCCCCGGCACCACGTGTACTCCAAGGTCATGTGCTGGATGACGGTCGACCGGGCCATCTCGGTCGCCCGCCACCACAGCACCGCCGACCACAGCGCGTGGATCGCCCTGCGGGACAAGATCGCGGAGAACGTCCTCACCTACGGCTGGAACGAGGAAGTCCAGGCGTACTCGGTGGCGTACGGCCACCCGGAGATGGACGCGTCGTCGCTCTGGATCGGACTGTCCGGTCTGCTCGCCGACGACGATCCCCGCTTCCTGTCCACCGTGCTCGCCATCGAAGCCGACCTGCGCAGCGGCCCGGTCGTCTACCGCTACCGGTGGGACGACGGCCTGCCCGGTCGCGAAGGCGGCTTCCACATCTGCACCGCCTGGCTCATCGAGGCGTACCTGCGGACGGGACGGCGGGCCGACGCCGAGGAACTCTTCGAGCTGATGATCGACACGGCCGGGCCGACCGGGCTGCTGCCCGAACAGTACGAGCCCGACTCCGAGCGCGGGTTGGGCAACCACCCGCAGGCATACAGCCACCTCGGCCTGATCCGCTGCGCCACCCTGCTCGACTCATAA